AATCACGCACATCGTAGCGCTTGGCCAATTGCGGCGGTACGCTGGTGCTTGAGAAATTAACCACAATTTCACGCCCTGTCTGGGTGACATCGATGGGGATACTGCTGTCAGACACACTGACCACCACGCGCCCGCCTTTGTTGGTGCCGCGGAAATCAATGTTGTTAATGCGGTGTTTGGTATTGGATGATGCCCGGTTACTGACAAAAATTTCTTTTCGCTCCTGAAAGAGCTGGTTACTCTTGCCGCTTAAGGTCAGGGAGTAGACATTGCCATTGACATACCCTGAATAGGCGACCGAGCCATCAAGGTTAAGAATAGCCCGGACACGATCACCCACGGAGACCACTTTATAATCGGTTAGAGAACCAATGTCGATTTTCCTGGTTTGCATGGAGGGATTCAGTTGATTGGCGCTGTGAATAAAATCCAGAATGAGCCGCGACGGCTTTTGGGTAATAAAGCTCGCGGGCATCTGTTTGACTGGCTCGGCAAACTGGAAATCAAGGCGCACCCGGTTATCCGGTAAAGGGATGGTCTTAATCCCTACCAGCGCGTTATCCTTGGCATAAGCCAGCCCCAGGCAAAAAGTCAATAATAACGCTGTAATAATCTTACGCAAGGTAGACTCCTATTGAGGCGCGTTTAAATTAATCGTGGTGATTTGTTTCTTCCACTTCCCTGCAATTTGTGTTGTCTCTTCCAATTTCAATAATTCATTGCTGATGCTGATGACTTTACCAAAATTCTGCCCCATGTAATCGCCGGGTTTAACCCGCACAATTTCGCCATCGGGTTTACTGATCAAACCCCAGACAGTCGCATTTTCTTTTAGTACCCCAACAAATTTCAAGGAATCCAGTGGGTACTGTTCCAGGGGTTGTTTGGGACGATTGGTGTTAGGGGCGAGCTTGTCTTCGTTCGCCGTCTTGATTTCTTTCGGTTTAAACGGGCTGCGGCGGCCATCCACTTCGGGATAGGTAAATTTGGGCAGCGGCGCCACCTGAGGAATGGGTTCAATGGGTCGGCCAGGCCTTGATTTGACTTCATTGATGTAGCGCGTCAATTCTGAATCAGCCGATGAGGTACAGCCGGCCAGAAGAGCAGCCAGGCTTAACAGAACGGCATTGTGCAATACGCTTCGCTTGACGGTCATAATGTCCTGTACCGATATATTTTCGCTGTAATTTTCATTTCCAAAAGATCAGGATTGGTCACAGCCTTTGCGCCTGGCTGTTGTTTATTTTTATCAGAAAGATTCGCAATTTCAAAATCATGCAAGGTGACAATGCGGCTCATCTCGGCAATTCGGCTTAAAAACAGGGCCAGTTGATGATAATTGCCAACCACCGTAATATTGATAGGCAACTCGACGTAGAAATCATGAACCACCTCGGGTTGCGGTGCGAAAAGCTCAAACGTCAAACCGCTTGAAATACCGGTTTTGGAGATGTCTTCGAGCAGCCCAGGCATTTCGTTTTGTGCCGGTAATTGCTTAAGCATGTTGCCAAAACGCTCATTCATAATCTGAAGCTGGACACGATAAGCCTGCAAATTTACGGCTTGCTGCTGTTTTTGCTCAAATTCGGTTTTTAGCGTGGCTTGCTGAGCGAGCAAGGCATCGTGTTGTTCAAAATTTGGCTTTACGATCACCCAGTAGCCAATACCAATCAGAATGAGCGCGAGTAAGCCCGCCATAAAATACTTCACTGGCGCCGGCCACTGGCCCACGTTATCAAACGTTAACTCATTGAGATTGAAATTGTTCATGGTTTTGGTTTAACCGCGTTCGTGGTTGTGGGCTGTAATTCCTGCTTCAAGTCAGGCTTTAAAATGAAACTTAACTTAAACTCGTTTTTATTATTAGCCCTGGTATCCACCTGCGCATTGGGATCGGCCGCCGCTGCATTGACTGCCGTTTTTTTAATTTCCGTGAGCACCGGGTCTTTAATCCAGGGATTGCGTTCAATGTTGCGCATCAGCATGGAGACATTGGTATTGGATTCAGAATACCCAAGCACGGTAATCCGGTCTTCGCTGCGCTGAACCTGTGTCAAATAAACCCCATCCGGCACCACCTTAACCAATTCATCAAAAAGATGCACGGTGAGTGTGCGGGTAGCCTGCAGATTCTGAACAATGGTCATGCGTGAAATCAAGGCTTCCCGGATTTCCTTAAGCTTTTTAATTTCCTCAATCTGTTTATTGAGCGTATTAATTTCATCCTGAAGGCGCTGATTACGCTGGGTTTCCCCATCCACCAGACTGGTCGCATAGTAATTAAATAGAAACACAGTCCCCGCGGCAAAAATCAGGGCGGCAAGCAGCATGGTGGTGAACTGTTTCTTTTCGTGTTCGCGTTTGATTTCCCGCCAGGGTAAGAGGTTTATTTCTGTCATGACATTACCCTACTGTTCTCAATGCAAGACCACAGGCTACCAGTAACGAAGGCGCCTGACTTATCACTTCGTCGCGATTGACGTATTTACCAAAATCCATTTCATGCAGTGGGTCGGCCACGCTGGTCGGGATTCCGGTTTTTTCCTGCACAAGGCTTGCCAGATTAGGCAGTCTGGCGACACCGCCAGCTAAAATGATATGATCGACAAAACCATGGTGACTGGTAGAGAAGAAAAACTGCAGGGTGCGTTTCACCTGCAACAGAATCATCTCGATAAAGGGTTCAAGCACTTCTTCCTCATAATTCTCAGGCAGATTCCCCTCGGCTTTCATCAGGGCAGCCTGTTCAAAACTGACCTGATACTGACTGGCGATGGAATCAATTAACTGCTTGCCGCCGAACTCCTCCTCCCGGGTAAAGATGATTTTCATGCCGTGCA
This Legionella sp. MW5194 DNA region includes the following protein-coding sequences:
- a CDS encoding PilN domain-containing protein translates to MTEINLLPWREIKREHEKKQFTTMLLAALIFAAGTVFLFNYYATSLVDGETQRNQRLQDEINTLNKQIEEIKKLKEIREALISRMTIVQNLQATRTLTVHLFDELVKVVPDGVYLTQVQRSEDRITVLGYSESNTNVSMLMRNIERNPWIKDPVLTEIKKTAVNAAAADPNAQVDTRANNKNEFKLSFILKPDLKQELQPTTTNAVKPKP
- a CDS encoding type 4a pilus biogenesis protein PilO, with translation MNNFNLNELTFDNVGQWPAPVKYFMAGLLALILIGIGYWVIVKPNFEQHDALLAQQATLKTEFEQKQQQAVNLQAYRVQLQIMNERFGNMLKQLPAQNEMPGLLEDISKTGISSGLTFELFAPQPEVVHDFYVELPINITVVGNYHQLALFLSRIAEMSRIVTLHDFEIANLSDKNKQQPGAKAVTNPDLLEMKITAKIYRYRTL
- a CDS encoding pilus assembly protein PilP; translated protein: MTVKRSVLHNAVLLSLAALLAGCTSSADSELTRYINEVKSRPGRPIEPIPQVAPLPKFTYPEVDGRRSPFKPKEIKTANEDKLAPNTNRPKQPLEQYPLDSLKFVGVLKENATVWGLISKPDGEIVRVKPGDYMGQNFGKVISISNELLKLEETTQIAGKWKKQITTINLNAPQ